A region from the Haemorhous mexicanus isolate bHaeMex1 chromosome 12, bHaeMex1.pri, whole genome shotgun sequence genome encodes:
- the LOC132332801 gene encoding arylamine N-acetyltransferase, pineal gland isozyme NAT-3-like isoform X2 produces the protein MDIKEYFARISYQGSHSKPDLATMSDIFQHHIQAVPFENLSIHCGERIELDLEATYNKIVRKKRGGWCMENNYLLSWVLKTLGYDVTLLGAKVYVPELDTYPEEIDHLLLRVELDGKSYIVDGGFGMAYQLWQPMELISGTDQPQTPGVFRFQEENGTWYLDKVKRKQWVVNPSTSTSPNAENEVCRRIYLFTLQPRDIEEFRGCNAHLQTAPDSLFVTKSICSLQTADGVRALVGWKLTEIKYNYRDNMDLVEIRILADEEIEKTLREKFNVALEKKFVPVNTSRLSLF, from the coding sequence ATGGACATCAAGGAGTATTTTGCCAGAATTTCTTACCAGGGCTCCCACAGTAAGCCAGACCTGGCTACCATGTCAGATATATTCCAGCACCACATCCAAGCTGTTCCTTTTGAAAACCTCAGCATCCACTGTGGCGAAAGGATTGAGCTGGACCTGGAAGCAACCTACAACAAGATAGTGAGGAAGAAGCGTGGGGGCTGGTGCATGGAAAACAACTACCTTCTGTCATGGGTCCTGAAAACTCTTGGCTATGATGTCACTCTTCTGGGAGCAAAAGTTTATGTCCCAGAGCTCGACACCTATCCAGAAGAAATCGATCATCTGCTGCTACGAGTGGAGCTTGATGGCAAATCCTACATTGTGgatggggggtttgggatggcCTACCAGCTGTGGCAGCCAATGGAGCTGATTTCAGGGACAGATCAGCCTCAGACTCCCGGGGTCTTCCGTTTTCAGGAGGAGAATGGGACCTGGTACTTGGATAAAGTGAAAAGGAAGCAGTGGGTTGTGAACCCAAGCACCTCGACTTCCCCAAATGCGGAAAATGAAGTTTGCCGTCGGATTTATCTCTTTACCCTTCAGCCACGAGACATTGAGGAGTTCAGGGGCTGCAATGCCCACCTGCAGACAGCACCTGACTCCCTCTTTGTGACCAAATCCATCTGCAGCCTGCAGACCGCCGATGGTGTCCGGGCACTGGTGGGGTGGAAACTCACAGAGATAAAGTACAATTATAGGGACAATATGGATCTTGTGGAAATCAGAATCCTTGCAGATGAAGAAATAGAGAAAACACTGAGGGAGAAATTCAATGTAGCACTAGAAAAGAAATTTGTACCTGTCAATACGAGCAGATTATCTCTGTTCTAA
- the LOC132332801 gene encoding arylamine N-acetyltransferase, pineal gland isozyme NAT-3-like isoform X1: MGKSLPPLLTQPIIFSHPSLRGSMDIKEYFARISYQGSHSKPDLATMSDIFQHHIQAVPFENLSIHCGERIELDLEATYNKIVRKKRGGWCMENNYLLSWVLKTLGYDVTLLGAKVYVPELDTYPEEIDHLLLRVELDGKSYIVDGGFGMAYQLWQPMELISGTDQPQTPGVFRFQEENGTWYLDKVKRKQWVVNPSTSTSPNAENEVCRRIYLFTLQPRDIEEFRGCNAHLQTAPDSLFVTKSICSLQTADGVRALVGWKLTEIKYNYRDNMDLVEIRILADEEIEKTLREKFNVALEKKFVPVNTSRLSLF, translated from the coding sequence ATGGGGAAGAGCCTTCCACCACTTCTGACACAGCCTATTATTTTTTCCCACCCTTCTCTCAGAGGCAGCATGGACATCAAGGAGTATTTTGCCAGAATTTCTTACCAGGGCTCCCACAGTAAGCCAGACCTGGCTACCATGTCAGATATATTCCAGCACCACATCCAAGCTGTTCCTTTTGAAAACCTCAGCATCCACTGTGGCGAAAGGATTGAGCTGGACCTGGAAGCAACCTACAACAAGATAGTGAGGAAGAAGCGTGGGGGCTGGTGCATGGAAAACAACTACCTTCTGTCATGGGTCCTGAAAACTCTTGGCTATGATGTCACTCTTCTGGGAGCAAAAGTTTATGTCCCAGAGCTCGACACCTATCCAGAAGAAATCGATCATCTGCTGCTACGAGTGGAGCTTGATGGCAAATCCTACATTGTGgatggggggtttgggatggcCTACCAGCTGTGGCAGCCAATGGAGCTGATTTCAGGGACAGATCAGCCTCAGACTCCCGGGGTCTTCCGTTTTCAGGAGGAGAATGGGACCTGGTACTTGGATAAAGTGAAAAGGAAGCAGTGGGTTGTGAACCCAAGCACCTCGACTTCCCCAAATGCGGAAAATGAAGTTTGCCGTCGGATTTATCTCTTTACCCTTCAGCCACGAGACATTGAGGAGTTCAGGGGCTGCAATGCCCACCTGCAGACAGCACCTGACTCCCTCTTTGTGACCAAATCCATCTGCAGCCTGCAGACCGCCGATGGTGTCCGGGCACTGGTGGGGTGGAAACTCACAGAGATAAAGTACAATTATAGGGACAATATGGATCTTGTGGAAATCAGAATCCTTGCAGATGAAGAAATAGAGAAAACACTGAGGGAGAAATTCAATGTAGCACTAGAAAAGAAATTTGTACCTGTCAATACGAGCAGATTATCTCTGTTCTAA
- the MPHOSPH6 gene encoding M-phase phosphoprotein 6, which produces MAGEVKTKLSKNLLRMKFMQRGLDSQTKKQLEEEEKKIISEEHWYLDVPDLKEKESCIIEERSFLRCEDLVYGRMSFKGFNPEIEKLMIQMNSKCKEEKIEEDDKMEADVSDEEMARRYETLVGTIGKKFLRKRDQRVLKDDDEDEDDEVEEGNNNTRPSKRAKKMFLKPQD; this is translated from the exons ATGGCCGGGGAGGTGAAAACCAAGCTGTCCAAGAACCTGCTGCGCATGAAG TTCATGCAAAGGGGTTTGGATTCACAAACTAAAAAACAActagaggaagaagaaaagaagataatTAGTGAAGAACACTGGTATCTTGATGTACCAGATCTAAAGGAAAAAGA GAGCTGTATAATAGAAGAGAGAAGCTTTCTGCGATGTGAGGATCTCGTTTATGGCAGAATGTCCTTCAAAGGATTCAATCCTGAAATTGAG AAGTTAATGATCCAAATGAACTCTAAgtgcaaggaggaaaaaattgaaGAGGATGATAAAATGGAGGCTGATGTGTCAGATGAAGAAATGGCCAGAAG ATATGAAACATTAGTGGGAACAATAGGGAAGAAATTTTTGAGAAAAAGGGACCAGCGTGTGCTCAAggatgatgatgaagatgaagatgatgaagttGAAGAAGGGAATAATAACACAAGACCTAGTAAAAGAGCTAAGAAAATGTTCTTAAAACCTCAGGATTAA
- the LOC132332803 gene encoding arylamine N-acetyltransferase, pineal gland isozyme NAT-10 — translation MNLEEYFARTGYKGSTEKQDLETLTDIFQHHIRAVPFENLSIHCGEKITLELEHVYNKIVQRKRGGWCMENNQLLGWVLKGLGYDTSFLGAYVFNPQQNAYATRMTHLIVKVVIDGKAYIVDGGFGVSYQMWQPMELVSGKDQPQAPGVFRFTEKNGVWYLEKTRRKQYIPNQSFSNSELLEKKECRKVYMFSLEPRTVEDFHFQCTYLQTSPDSLFTKKSICTLQTTDGFRALIGWTLTETTYNYKENMDLVEFVTLEDEEVEKALKEKFNITLERKLVPINVKASYTI, via the coding sequence ATGAACCTTGAAGAGTATTTTGCAAGAACTGGCTATAAAGGCTCCACTGAAAAACAAGATTTGGAAACCTTAACCGATATATTCCAGCATCACATCCGCGCTGTTCCCTTCGAAAACCTCAGCATCCACTGCGGGGAGAAAATTACTTTGGAGTTGGAGCACGTTTACAACAAGATTGTGCAGAGGAAGAGGGGTGGCTGGTGCATGGAAAACAaccagctgctgggctgggtgctgaAGGGCCTGGGCTATGACACCAGCTTCCTGGGAGCCTACGTGTTCAACCCCCAGCAGAACGCCTACGCCACCCGCATGACCCACCTCATAGTAAAGGTCGTCATCGATGGCAAAGCCTACATCGTTGATGGAGGCTTTGGGGTGTCCTACCAGATGTGGCAGCCCATGGAGCTCGTGTCAGGGAAAGACCAGCCCCAGGCTCCTGGCGTGTTCCGCTTCACGGAGAAAAACGGCGTCTGGTACCTGGAGAAAACGAGACGGAAACAATACATCCCCAACCAGAGCTTCTCCAACTCcgagctgctggagaaaaagGAGTGTCGCAAGGTTTACATGTTCAGCCTCGAGCCACGGACAGTGGAAGATTTCCATTTCCAGTGCACATACCTCCAGACCTCTCCAGACTCCCTCTTCACAAAGAAGTCCATCTGCACCCTCCAGACCACCGACGGATTCCGGGCACTGATTGGGTGGACACTCACTGAGACCACGTACAACTACAAGGAAAACATGGATCTGGTGGAATTTGTAACTCTTGAAGATGAAGAGGTGGAAAAAGCCCTCAAAGAGAAATTTAATATCACCCTAGAGAGAAAACTTGTCCCCATTAATGTTAAAGCATCTTACACAATCTAG
- the LOC132332802 gene encoding arylamine N-acetyltransferase, liver isozyme-like — MNIQEYFGRISYNKPHEDADLQTLIAIFQHHIQSIPFENLSMHCGESIELDLQATYNKIVRKKRGGWCLETNYLLFWALQELGYDVCILGASSYEPAEKGYTDEINHILLKVVIKGESYIVDAGFGGAYQMWQPLMLISGKDQPQVPGIFRFMEDNGTWYLEKVKRKHYIPEHSKNDFPHTPELGNIRKIHKFTLEPRHIDDFQELNAYLQVSPDNILRKKSICSLQTTNGVLALVGWTLTEMKYNHTEDMDLVNVTTLTDEEVEKTLKDKFSIELENKLVPVNVRGLPPNLVDKI; from the coding sequence ATGAACATTCAGGAGTACTTTGGAAGAATATCTTACAACAAGCCCCATGAGGATGCAGACTTGCAAACCCTGATAGCCATCTTCCAGCATCACATCCAGAGCATTCCTTTTGAGAACCTCAGCATGCACTGCGGGGAGTCCATCGAACTGGATTTGCAGGCTACTTACAATAAGATTGTGAGAAAGAAACGTGGTGGATGGTGCCTGGAAACCAACTACCTCCTCTTCTGGGCCTTGCAAGAATTGGGGTATGATGTCTGTATTCTTGGTGCAAGCAGCTATGAACCAGCAGAGAAGGGATACACTGATGAGATAAACCATATCCTGCTGAAGGTGGTGATCAAGGGAGAGTCCTACATAGTAGATGCTGGGTTTGGTGGTGCCTACCAGATGTGGCAGCCGCTGATGTTGATTTCTGGGAAGGACCAGCCCCAGGTTCCTGGCATTTTCCGCTTCATGGAAGACAACGGCACCTGGTACTTGGAGAAAGTCAAAAGGAAGCATTACATTCCTGAGCACAGCAAGAATGACTTCCCTCATACTCCAGAACTGGGCAATATCCgaaaaatacacaaatttaCTCTCGAGCCACGGCATATAGATGACTTCCAGGAGCTAAATGCATACCTCCAGGTGTCTCCAGATAACATCCTTCGGAAGAAGTCAATCTGCAGTCTCCAAACCACCAATGGGGTCCTTGCCTTAGTTGGATGGACCCTCACTGAGATGAAGTACAACCACACAGAGGACATGGACCTGGTGAACGTCACAACCCTTACGGATGAAGAGGTTGAGAAGACACTGAAAGATAAGTTCAGTATAGAACTGGAGAACAAACTCGTACCAGTAAATGTTCGTGGCCTGCCACCTAATTTAGTGGATAAGATCTAA